The nucleotide sequence GGAGCTTCCAGACGACTTTGCGTCCCCAAGGGTGCCGGCGTCGCGGGCCATTGGTTCGGCCGATTCTTCGGTCGAGGCCAGCGCTGACTTGAGGCGGTCGCTGATCTGCTCGTTTACGAAGAGCCGGAACGCCTTCTGGACGAGCGGCTTGAACTGGTCCTTTACCGCCTGGGTCACCCGCCCCGAATAGACGGCGGAAATAAACAGCCGAACCAGCTCCTCGGACGGGTCGTTGAGTTGTTCAGCAAGCAGACGTTTGATCTCTCGAGTGTACTTCAGGTCGGACGCTGCTTCGATGATCGCGTTCTGGTCGAAGTGGGACTTAGTGAGCTTCTTCAACTCCGGAACCACGGCGTCCTGAATGTCGAGAAGATTGAACTCAAGGAAGGGGCGCGAGTCCATCTTGTTGGGTGCGTCCAGGTCCGAGAAGAACCGGTATATGAGGCCGTTGGTCAGCACACCGATGCGCGCCTGAGTCACACTGAAGTACCTGTAGAGCTGGGATGGTGTGATGCGATCGAGGTTGGCGTTCACGGCCTTACACTCGAAGAGCATGATCACCTGTCCATCCTTCAGGATGGCGTAGTCGACCTTCTCTCCCTTCTTGACCCCCACATCAGCGGTCAGCTCTGGGGTCACCTCTGTCGGGTCGAAGACGTTGTAGCCGAGCGCATTGATGAACGGCATGACCAGAGCATTCTTCGTCGCCTCCTCAGTGGCTAGCCGGTCCACCTGCTTCGAGACTCGAGAAGCGAGGGCCATCAACTGGTCGAGGAAGTCCATGGGTCGGCTCAGTTGTGTCGGGGGACGGGGGATCGCGCGGGCTGGGTTGAACTATTCAGCCATGCTCACGAAGCGACCTCGTTGATACGGTTCTGAAAAGCTTCACCTACGCTGGACCGAATATACATCTCCAGCCGAAGGTCTCCTCTAATGTCTCTCGTGTCCACCCGCCGGTCCGAGACCCCGCAGCTCGGCGCCCAGCCGGGCGATACCATCGAGCTGGATCCTCAGCACCCCCACTGAGCCGCTCCTGCTGGGCCGCGACCCACGGAGCTGAGGTCCTCCCGGTGCTGCTACCGTACGTGGACCCCCTCACCCCCCTCGGTGACCCCCTCACCCCCCTCGGTCCCTCCGCTTCCCTGAGCCCGCGTGGCCTCCAGGTGCTTCTCGGATCCGACGGTCACGAGCGGCGCGCTGCTCCGCCTCGGAAGCTCTTCGGTAGGAAGCCTGTCGAGGAGGGCGCCCCAGGATCGTTCAGGCGTCTTCAGTCGCCGTCCGACATCCGTCTGCTAGGCCGGGCGACGAGGGGGCGGCTCCGGACCCCAGCCAGTGGTCCACCTCCCCGACGCGTCTTCGCCTCGAGGCGCTTCGACCCTCCGCCTTGACACAAGAGCCGAGAGGAGGCGTCGGGTGAGCGCTCGGCCGCCCGCACCAGGAACGGCTGTTTACATGTCGCAAGTCTTGGGTGATGCTCCATGTGTTTGGACAACAACAGAGATATGGGGTCCGACGAAGTCCCACAACCAGCACGCCCGCCAGATGACTGCGGGTGGCCCCGGCATCCACGGACCCTATCTTCAGCACCGCCCACTCCGTGCTTTGGCGGAGCGGTCCAGCGCCCGCTCCTACGTCACCCCCGGCCCCCACCGCCCCATGTTCGACGGCTTCCGCCCCTTCACCCAGACCGTGGACGGCATCGACCTCCACGGCGTCCTTGGCGGCTCCGGCCCCCCGCTCCTCCTGCTGCACGGGTATCCGCAGACGCACGTCATGTGGCACAAGGTGGCACCGCTGCTGCGGGACCACTTCACGCTCGTCGTGGCCGATCTGCGCGGCTACGGCGGGTCCTCCAAGCCGTCCTCCACGCCGGACCACGCGCCCTACTCCAAGCGCGCCATGGCCGCGGACCTGGTGGGCCTCATGGAACACCTGGGCTTCGCGCGCTTCGGCGTCCTGGCGCACGACCGGGGGGCGCGGGTCGCGCACCGTCTCGCGCTCGACCACCCGGCCCGTGTGAGCGGCATGGTGCTCCTGGACATCGCGCCCACCCGGGAGATGTACCGGGACGCCACGGACGACTTCGCCCGTGCCTACTGGCACTGGTTCTTCCTGATCCGGCCGGCGCCCATGCCCGAGCGCATGATCGGCGCCGATCCGCGCGCCTATTGGCTGGAGAAGTGTGGCGGCGGCTCCGCCGGCCTCACGCCCTTCACGGACGACGCGCTCCGAGCGTACCTGGACGCCTTCGACGATCCCGCCGCCATCGCCGCGAGCTGCGAGGACTATCGCGCGGCCGCCACCATCGACCTGCGGCACGACGACGAGGACGGGGGCCGGAAGATCGGCTGCCCCGTGCGCGTGCTCTGGGGCGCGCGCGGCGTCATCGAGCGCTGCTTCGACTGCCTGGCGCTCTGGCGCGAGCGCGCCGACCATGTGGACGGTCAGAGCCTCTCCGGCGGGCACTACCTGGCGGAGGAGCTGCCCGAGCAGGTCGCCGAACAGACCCTGGACTTCCTCGTCGGAAAGGATTGAACCGATGCCCTCCCCTGCACGATACCGGATCGCCACCATCCCCGGAGACGGCATCGGCGCGGAGGTGATCCCCGCCGGACAGCACGTCGTGGACGCGGTGGGCCGCCGCCACGGCTTCACCGTGACCTGGGACGTCTTCGACTGGTCCTGTGCCCGCTACCAGGCCACCGGACGTCTGATGCCGGAAGACGGCATCGCGCAGGTGAGCGCGCACGACGCCATCTACCTGGGTGCCGTCGGCGCGCCCGACGTGCCCGACCACGTGTCGCTGTGGGGGTTGCTCATCCCACTCCGGCGGGAGCTGGATCAATACGCCAACGTGCGCCCGGTGCGGCTGCTGCGGGGGGTGCGCTCGCCGCTGGCGGACCGCGACGCCTCCGACATCGACTTCGTGGTCGTGCGCGAGAACGTGGAAGGGGAATACTCCGAAGTGGGCGGACGCGTCTACGCCGGGACGGAGCGCGAGACCGTGGTGCAGGAGTCCGTCTTCACCCGGCGCGGCGTGGACCGGATCCTCGACTACGCGTTCGGATTGGCCAGCACGCGCCCGCGCCGGCACGTCACCTCCGCCACCAAGTCCAACGGCATCGTGCACACCATGCCGTTCTGGGATGAGCGCTTCCGCGCCGCCGCGGCCCGCCATCCGGACGTGGGCACCGCGCAGTTCCACATCGACATCCTGACCGCGCACTTCGTGCTGCACCCGGACTGGTTCGACGTGGTCGTGGGGTCCAACCTGTTCGGCGACATCCTGTCGGATCTCGGGCCCGCGGTGGCGGGCTCCATCGGCATCGCGCCCTCCGCCAACTTGAATCCGGAGCGCGCGTATCCGTCGATGTTCGAGCCCGTGCACGGCTCGGCGCCCGATATCGCCGGGCAGGGGATCGCCAACCCGGTGGCGGCCATCTGGAGCGCCGCGCTCATGCTCGAACACCTGGGGCAGCCGGATGCGGCCCGCGAGCTGGAGCACGCCATCGAGACGTCCATCGAACGGCCGGACACGCGCACGCGCGACCTGGGGGGGAGCGCCACCACCGTGCAGGCGGCCGAAGCCGTGGTGGCGGCCTTGCGCTGAGGCGAGGGCGCCGCCCCCCGCCTTTTCAGCTCGGGTCGTTCAACACCCCCAGGAACAGCAGCGTCCCCGACAGCCGTTCCCGGATGGCGAAGACGAAGGGCCGGTCGAAGCGGATCTCGGGCGACGCCGCCGCCTCCAGGACGGCCACGCCCGTGGCGGCCGCGGCCTCCGTGCCCTTCTCGTCCACAGCGATGAAGCTCTTCTGCTTCACCTCGTCGATGTAGACGCCTCCGTTCTGTACCATTCGGCTGAAGTCCGCCCGGGCCGCGTCGAACGCCGCATCCATCCCCAGCGCGATCAGCACGTCGTTCAGCTGCTTCTCCCACGCCAGCTCGAAGCGGGGGAGCACCACGGTGCCTTCGGTCTCGATCAGGCCCTCCGTGATGCCGCGCCAGCGCTCCGCATCCAGAGCGCGGGCCAACGCGCCCGCGCTGGTCCCCTCCCGCGGCAGCAGCGCCACGAACGAGAAGGCACCCCCGCCGTACGGGAGCTCGACCGCAGAGAGGCCCGCGTCACCGTACATGGACATCGTGCCCTCCCGCCGCATGAGCGGCACGTGGACCGGCCCGCCCGGCGTGGCGAACGGCTCGGTGCGGGTGTCGTCGCGGTCGAAGGTCTCGGTCCAGTCCGCCTTGAAGTACACGGCGTTCAGCAGCAACACGACCAGATCCGGCGGGAGATCGTCATACATGCGCGGGATCTTTCCACCGGTCCCGTCCGACACCCATCCGTTGATCCGGGCGAGCGTCCCGGGGGCGGCGAAGTCCACCATCTCGGCCGTGGCGTCGAAGTGCTCTGCCACGCGGTCCAGGAAGTCGCCGAGGATGGGGTAGCCCAACCGCGCCCAGACCGAGTTGGCGATCCGGACGTCGACCACGGGATCCAGCCCGGTCAGCAGACCGATCAGGTCTTCGTAGCCCTGGTTGATGGCGCTCTCGTCCAGGCCTCCGAACCCGAGCGCACCGGCCATCCCGTCGAAGGTGGTGCCGGCCGCGCCGTTGAGGGTCATCCCCAGCGCCATCGACGCGGACAGCGGCGAGAAGAACAGGTTGGCCTCCGGATCGTCCGCGGACAGGGGTCCGAGCAGGTCGAAGCCGAACGACGTGCTGCGCTCGATGAGCAGACGCTCGTCGCTGGACAACGTGCGGGGCAGCTGCGTGATCGGCGCGCCGGGGCCGGTGCTTCCCTCCCCGCATGCGAGCAGCAGGGCGGTCACGAACAGGGAGAGTCGGCGCATCGGAGGCCTCCGGGCGTATCGGATCAGGACGCGGTCGGCGCTCCTGCCAGGAGCGTGCCGCCACCGCGAGCGAGCCGCCGGACCGGCCTCCACGCGGCCGGCCCGACGGTCTCCCCAGGAAACGCGTGAGCGCACGCACCCGTGACGGGTCAGCACCAGCGCACGCGCACGCGGTAGGTCAGCTCCGTCTCGGCGTTCGCCGCCAGGTCCACACGGAAGCGGAACGTCCAGGCGTCCATCTCCTCGTGCGGGTGCGACGCCCGGAGCATCGTCCAGTCGCCGCCCACCGGCTCGACCACGGTGACGGTCTGCGGCTCGTCCTTGCGGTTGCGCAGCGACAGCGTCCATTCGCTCTCGGTCACACAGGATCCGAGGATGTCGAAGGCCGTCTGGCGTCGGTCGGCCACCACGTCGAAGGCCTCACCGATACGGATGCCCACGGTCTCGTTCCGCGGGGTGTGGTCGATCCGGTCCTCGCCCACGAACTGCTGCGCGCCGGAGCGATCCGCCTTGTAGACCCGCACCACGCCGCGCGGCAGCGGCATGCCCAGGCCCTCCCGCTCCCGGTTCTGGAAGCGCAGGAACACGCCGGCCTTCTGGTTCTGGCTCACGTCCCCGTACTGGCTCCGGAACAGCCAGGACTCGCCACGGAAGACCAGCTCCTTCTCCACCGCGAAGCCGCGACCCTCCAGGAGCACGACCTGCTTCTGCTCGTTGTTCTTGAGGTCCGTGGGGCGGTCCAGCGTGTACAGGTGGTACTCGAAGAGACCTTCCTCGGAGAAGGGTGCGGCCTGGGCGGCCTCCGCCATCACGGCGTCCCGGCGCATGCGGTCCTCCCAGCCCACGTTGTCCACGACACGCCGGACATCGCCGGCCACGAGCTTGAGACGCGCGCCATCGAACGTGGTCCCGCTCTGGTTGACCAGCGTCACCCAGCCGGTCAGGTCGCCGTGCGCATCGTTCTCGTCCAGCACCAGCACGTAGTCCGCCGACCAGTTGAGCCCGCCCGTCAGATACGAGACCTCCGTGGGCGCGGGCCCGGCCGGTGCCTCCACCTGCCACACGAGCGAGGGGCTGGCGATCAGGTCGCCCGGCACCTCCGAGAACGCGAAGCGGCCCGGCACGTCGAACGTGATCTCCCCGTCCACGCGCAGCACGGGACGTCCGTTGACCGCCAGAACCTCGGCCTCCACCGGGGACTCGGAGCCGTCGGGCAGGCGGCGATAGATCCGCACCGTGCGGCCCACGTACTTCTGCAGGAGCGTTTCGGGGCTGAGCAGGTCGTAGCGGTAGTTCTGCTCCAGCAGCCGGAAGGGCGTGCGTCCCAGCGGGCGCACGTGCACCGTCTGCGCCTGGATCTGCGAGGCCACGTCCGCATACTCGACCGGGGTGGTTCCCCCCGGGAGCGACAGCGTGCGCACCTCGCGCACCAAGCCGAAGTTCTGGTTGTAGACCGTGACGGTGACGCTCTCGCGGTCGTCCGCGCTGGAGCGCACGACGGGAGGGAGGGCGCTTCCGGCGGATGGAGCGGGCACCGGCGCGAAGGGCAGCAGGCCCAGCGCGGCGGTGGCCACCAGGGCGGGACGAACGGCGGGGAACGGCGTCATGGTCTACATCCCGGTCGGGGTGCCGAGAGGCCGACTCCGGCCTCCCTCACTGTCCAGGACGATCGAAGCCCGCATTCCTGCACACCGGGCTGCGAACGGGCCCGGGAGCGGCCCCGCGTGGACGATGGGGCGGCGGGCCCCGCGCGGGGGCGGACGAGGCGGCGGGCCCCCGCCCGGGAAGCCCGCTCGCCCCGCTCTCCGTCAGACCGTCGGCGCCGGGTCCGGCGTAGCCCGCGCGGCCCCTCGGGACTCGCGGGCTGCCGAGCGCAGCATCGCCTGCGCGGCGTACAGCACCACGATCACCACCAGCCAGCGCAGCAGGTTGAGCGGCAGCGACTTCACGATGAAGGCGGCGATCAACACCGCGGGCAGGCCCCCGAGCGTCAGCCCCACGGCCGCCGGCTTGTCGTAGCGATCCGCCTGGATGAAGCGCGTGGCCGCCACCGGCATCAGGAACGCGGAGGCTCCCATCATGATCGGGAACGCCACCCCGGGATTCATGCCCAGGAACGCGATCGTGATCATGCAGGGCGCGTAGATCCCGATCCCCAGCGTCATGAGCGCGCCGAAGACGAACATGGCCGCGCTCGCGATCAGCAGTCGCACCGGATCCAGACCGGTGGCCGCGCCCCCGAGCGGGAGCAACTCGAAGATGGAGAACAGGAAGGACACGGCTGCGATCAGCAGCGCCACCCCCATCCCGATCTGGATGCGACGTCGCGGCCAGCTCGCCACGACACCCGCGCCCAGCCATGCGCCCAGCACGGCGGCCGCGATCATGGCCACGAGCGTGGCGGTGCCCACCTCGATCAAGGCGATGAAGATGAATGCCTGGATGAACACGGGGGGCGTGTGGCCGACGTGCATGGTGCCGGGGATGCGCTCGTCCGCCACCACGTTCTTGAGCTTGTAGAGCGACGTGGTCGGCGCGAAGGAACCGATGCCCAGCGTATCGAAGAAGTTGGTCACGAACCCGATGGCGCTCTCCAGCCACGACGGCCGCGGGATGCCGCCCGAGCGCAACAGGGAGCGCACCCATCCCACACAGTAGGCCACGCCCACCACGGCCAGCGCCACGTAGATCAGCGCCCGCACGGTGGCCGGGCTCATCGGACACCTCCCGTCGCCGTCACGAGACCAGCCGCGCGTCCAGCTCGATCTCCGCGTTCAGCACACGCGAGACCGGGCACCCCGCCTTGGCCTTCGCGGCGAGCTCCTGGAACTGGTCCTCGCTGACGCCGGGCACCCGTCCCTGGAGCTCCAGGCGGATCTTCTGGATGGTCCAACCCGCGTCCTCCTTCTCCATCGTCAGGACGGCCTGGACGTCCAACGACTCCGGCGGGGTGCCGGCGCCGGACAGCTGGAAGCTGAGCGCCATCGCGAAGCAGCCGGCGTGCGCGGCGGCGATGAGCTCCTCGGGGTTGGTCCCGAGCGTCCCGTCCTCGTTCTGGAAGCGCAGCTTCGCGGAGTACGGCTGTCCGTCGAACACGCCGCTCTGGGTGGCCAGCGTTCCGGATCCTTCGAGTCCCGTCCCCTTCCACACGGCGCGGGCGGTCCGTTTCATGGCGATGCTCCTGGTCGGTCTGGACGTCGGTGGGAGGGGCCAGGGTAGCCCGACGGAGGGGCTGCGGAAAGGCCGCCACCACACGGGCGGCCCGGGCGCAGCCGTGCGGTCCCGGCAGCCCCGCGGGGACCCGCCCGGGCCTTCCTTCCCGGTCTGCCGCCGGCACGCGCCTTGCGCCCGGACGGCGCTCGTCCTACCCGGAGAGGAAACCCCAGCGGGATTTCGCCCCACCTCCATGCCCTGGCACGCCTGGTTCACCCTCGCGGTCGTCCTCGTCACCGTCGTCGTGCTGGCCCGCGACCTCGTCGCTCCGGCCACCACCATGATGGGGGGCGCGGTGTTCCTGCTGCTGGCGGGCGTGCTGACCCCCGTGGAGGCGTTCGCCGGCTTCGGCAACCCGGCGCCCATCACCGTCGCTGCCCTGTACATCCTGGCCCGGGCGGTCGAGAAGACGGGCCTGCTGAACCCGCTGGTCTACGGACTGCTGGGACGGCGCTCGCAGCCCGGCCGCTGGACCTTGCTCCGTCTCCTGATCCCCGCCGCCCTGGCGTCGGCCTTCCTCAACAACACGCCGATCATCGCCATGCTGATCCCGGTGGTGCTCTCCTGGTCGGAGCGCCGCGGGCAGTCGCCCTCGCTTTACCTCATGCCCCTGTCGTTCGCGGTGGTGCTCGGCGGGGTGGTGACCACCATCGGCACATCCACGAATCTCGTGGTGAGCGGGCTGCTGGAAGCGGAGGGGATGGAGCCGTTCCGCCTGTTCGAGCTCACGCCCATCGGGTTGCCCGTCCTCGCGAGTGGGCTCGCGGTGCTGGTGCTGGCCGCGCCGATCCTGCTGCGCCAGCGCGCGCCCGTCCGCGGCCACCTGGAGCAGAGCCTGCGCGAGTTCGTCGTCTTCATGGACGTCGACGGCGAGGGGCCGCTCGTGGGACGCACCATCGAGGAAGCGGGGCTCCGGAATCTCGAAGGCGTCTTCCTGGCGCACATCGAACGGGATGAGGAAGTGCTGGCTCCGGTGCCGCCCACGATGGCCCTGCACGCCGGCGACCGACTCTGCTTCGCAGGACGCGTGGACCTGATCGTGGACCTGCAGTCCCAGAAGGGGCTGCGCTCCAGCGAGCAGCACCAGATGGTGCACTACGACACGGCGCGCCACGCGTTCTTCGAGGCCGTGATCGGGCCCGCGTCGCCCCTGGTGAACCGGACGGTCAAGGAGGTCGAGTTCCGCTCGCGCTACCAGGCGGCCGTCGTGGCCATCCACCGCTCCGGAGAGCACGTGCACTCCAAGCCCGGGGACGTGCGGCTGCGGGTGGGTGACACGCTGCTGCTGCTGGCCGATCCCGACTTCCGCGCGCGCTGGCGGGACCGCAACGACTTCCTGCTGGTCGCGCCGATGCGCGGCACGCCACCGGGTGTGACACGGAAAGCCTGGATCGTGGCCGCCACCGCGATCGGGATCGTGTTCGCAGGCGGGCTCGGGCTGCTGCCCATCCTGCAGGCGGCGCTGGCCGGCGTGGCCGTGCTCCTGTTCGCGGGTGTGCTCACGGCCGTCGAGGCGCGCGATTCGGTGGACCTGGACGTGGTCCTGCTGATCGCCGCGTCCTTCGCGTACGGGCTGGCGATCGAGAAGACGGGCCTGGCCGCCGTGGTGGCGCACGGCATCGAGACCCTGACCGGTCCGTTGGGCCCGCAGGCGGTGCTGTTCGGGATCGTCGTCGGCACAGTTGTGCTCACGGAGCTGGTCACCAACAACGCGGCCGCCGCCTTGATGTTCCCTGTGGGGCTGGCCGCGGCCCACGAGCTCGGTCTCGATCCCCGTGCGTTCGCCGTGGCCGTCGCGGTGGCGGCCTCCTGCTCGTTCCTGACGCCGATCGGCTACCAGACCAACACCATGGTCTACGGCCCCGGCGGATACCGCTTCGGGGACTACTTCCGCCTGGGCTTCCCGCTCACGATCGTGATGATCACCGCGATCGTGATCGGGGTGCCCATCCTCTGGGGCTGGTAGGGCGCGGGCGGCTCAGCCGCCCAGGCCTGCCAGGCGGTCGCGCAGCACTCCGGTCTCGGTCTCCAGTTCGTCCAGGCGGGCTTTGACCACATCCCCGATGCTGACGAGACCCACGAGACGATCCTGCTCCAGCACGGGGATGTGCCGGGCCCGGAAGCGCGTCATCGTGCGCATCACGTCGGTGAGGCGATCACCGGGTCCGCAGGTCTTGAGCGCCGTCTGCATGACCTCCTCCACCCGCGTCTTGAGCAGATCCGGCCCGAGCCGGACCAGGTCGCGCGCCAGGTCCCGTTCGGCGTAGAGCCCCTCCACGCGGTGACCGTCCGGCGAGACCACGAGCGCGCCGACGTTGTGCAGCTTCATGAGCTCCGCCGCGGCA is from Gemmatimonadota bacterium and encodes:
- a CDS encoding type I restriction endonuclease; the protein is MDFLDQLMALASRVSKQVDRLATEEATKNALVMPFINALGYNVFDPTEVTPELTADVGVKKGEKVDYAILKDGQVIMLFECKAVNANLDRITPSQLYRYFSVTQARIGVLTNGLIYRFFSDLDAPNKMDSRPFLEFNLLDIQDAVVPELKKLTKSHFDQNAIIEAASDLKYTREIKRLLAEQLNDPSEELVRLFISAVYSGRVTQAVKDQFKPLVQKAFRLFVNEQISDRLKSALASTEESAEPMARDAGTLGDAKSSGSSEVATTDEELEAFHTVKAILRQRISADRIAPRDVKSYFGVLLDDNNRKPLCRFYFNTSQKYVGLFDRGKAQEARVPIDSIDDIYSLADRLVGTLALYADEEEVTS
- a CDS encoding alpha/beta hydrolase, with translation MFDGFRPFTQTVDGIDLHGVLGGSGPPLLLLHGYPQTHVMWHKVAPLLRDHFTLVVADLRGYGGSSKPSSTPDHAPYSKRAMAADLVGLMEHLGFARFGVLAHDRGARVAHRLALDHPARVSGMVLLDIAPTREMYRDATDDFARAYWHWFFLIRPAPMPERMIGADPRAYWLEKCGGGSAGLTPFTDDALRAYLDAFDDPAAIAASCEDYRAAATIDLRHDDEDGGRKIGCPVRVLWGARGVIERCFDCLALWRERADHVDGQSLSGGHYLAEELPEQVAEQTLDFLVGKD
- a CDS encoding tartrate dehydrogenase — its product is MPSPARYRIATIPGDGIGAEVIPAGQHVVDAVGRRHGFTVTWDVFDWSCARYQATGRLMPEDGIAQVSAHDAIYLGAVGAPDVPDHVSLWGLLIPLRRELDQYANVRPVRLLRGVRSPLADRDASDIDFVVVRENVEGEYSEVGGRVYAGTERETVVQESVFTRRGVDRILDYAFGLASTRPRRHVTSATKSNGIVHTMPFWDERFRAAAARHPDVGTAQFHIDILTAHFVLHPDWFDVVVGSNLFGDILSDLGPAVAGSIGIAPSANLNPERAYPSMFEPVHGSAPDIAGQGIANPVAAIWSAALMLEHLGQPDAARELEHAIETSIERPDTRTRDLGGSATTVQAAEAVVAALR
- a CDS encoding serpin family protein, with the translated sequence MRRLSLFVTALLLACGEGSTGPGAPITQLPRTLSSDERLLIERSTSFGFDLLGPLSADDPEANLFFSPLSASMALGMTLNGAAGTTFDGMAGALGFGGLDESAINQGYEDLIGLLTGLDPVVDVRIANSVWARLGYPILGDFLDRVAEHFDATAEMVDFAAPGTLARINGWVSDGTGGKIPRMYDDLPPDLVVLLLNAVYFKADWTETFDRDDTRTEPFATPGGPVHVPLMRREGTMSMYGDAGLSAVELPYGGGAFSFVALLPREGTSAGALARALDAERWRGITEGLIETEGTVVLPRFELAWEKQLNDVLIALGMDAAFDAARADFSRMVQNGGVYIDEVKQKSFIAVDEKGTEAAAATGVAVLEAAASPEIRFDRPFVFAIRERLSGTLLFLGVLNDPS
- a CDS encoding DUF4139 domain-containing protein encodes the protein MTPFPAVRPALVATAALGLLPFAPVPAPSAGSALPPVVRSSADDRESVTVTVYNQNFGLVREVRTLSLPGGTTPVEYADVASQIQAQTVHVRPLGRTPFRLLEQNYRYDLLSPETLLQKYVGRTVRIYRRLPDGSESPVEAEVLAVNGRPVLRVDGEITFDVPGRFAFSEVPGDLIASPSLVWQVEAPAGPAPTEVSYLTGGLNWSADYVLVLDENDAHGDLTGWVTLVNQSGTTFDGARLKLVAGDVRRVVDNVGWEDRMRRDAVMAEAAQAAPFSEEGLFEYHLYTLDRPTDLKNNEQKQVVLLEGRGFAVEKELVFRGESWLFRSQYGDVSQNQKAGVFLRFQNREREGLGMPLPRGVVRVYKADRSGAQQFVGEDRIDHTPRNETVGIRIGEAFDVVADRRQTAFDILGSCVTESEWTLSLRNRKDEPQTVTVVEPVGGDWTMLRASHPHEEMDAWTFRFRVDLAANAETELTYRVRVRWC
- a CDS encoding sulfite exporter TauE/SafE family protein; the encoded protein is MSPATVRALIYVALAVVGVAYCVGWVRSLLRSGGIPRPSWLESAIGFVTNFFDTLGIGSFAPTTSLYKLKNVVADERIPGTMHVGHTPPVFIQAFIFIALIEVGTATLVAMIAAAVLGAWLGAGVVASWPRRRIQIGMGVALLIAAVSFLFSIFELLPLGGAATGLDPVRLLIASAAMFVFGALMTLGIGIYAPCMITIAFLGMNPGVAFPIMMGASAFLMPVAATRFIQADRYDKPAAVGLTLGGLPAVLIAAFIVKSLPLNLLRWLVVIVVLYAAQAMLRSAARESRGAARATPDPAPTV
- a CDS encoding OsmC family protein, with product MKRTARAVWKGTGLEGSGTLATQSGVFDGQPYSAKLRFQNEDGTLGTNPEELIAAAHAGCFAMALSFQLSGAGTPPESLDVQAVLTMEKEDAGWTIQKIRLELQGRVPGVSEDQFQELAAKAKAGCPVSRVLNAEIELDARLVS
- a CDS encoding SLC13 family permease translates to MPWHAWFTLAVVLVTVVVLARDLVAPATTMMGGAVFLLLAGVLTPVEAFAGFGNPAPITVAALYILARAVEKTGLLNPLVYGLLGRRSQPGRWTLLRLLIPAALASAFLNNTPIIAMLIPVVLSWSERRGQSPSLYLMPLSFAVVLGGVVTTIGTSTNLVVSGLLEAEGMEPFRLFELTPIGLPVLASGLAVLVLAAPILLRQRAPVRGHLEQSLREFVVFMDVDGEGPLVGRTIEEAGLRNLEGVFLAHIERDEEVLAPVPPTMALHAGDRLCFAGRVDLIVDLQSQKGLRSSEQHQMVHYDTARHAFFEAVIGPASPLVNRTVKEVEFRSRYQAAVVAIHRSGEHVHSKPGDVRLRVGDTLLLLADPDFRARWRDRNDFLLVAPMRGTPPGVTRKAWIVAATAIGIVFAGGLGLLPILQAALAGVAVLLFAGVLTAVEARDSVDLDVVLLIAASFAYGLAIEKTGLAAVVAHGIETLTGPLGPQAVLFGIVVGTVVLTELVTNNAAAALMFPVGLAAAHELGLDPRAFAVAVAVAASCSFLTPIGYQTNTMVYGPGGYRFGDYFRLGFPLTIVMITAIVIGVPILWGW
- a CDS encoding CBS domain-containing protein, which encodes MEVRAILEQKGRNVHTVQPGMTVGAAAELMKLHNVGALVVSPDGHRVEGLYAERDLARDLVRLGPDLLKTRVEEVMQTALKTCGPGDRLTDVMRTMTRFRARHIPVLEQDRLVGLVSIGDVVKARLDELETETGVLRDRLAGLGG